The genomic stretch tctaatttgtagagttatcaataccCATCTGTATTATATATATCCAAAAGTCATCTAGTCATGTACGGCTGAATAATACAATTGACTCTCCCATTTTCTTTCATATCTTTTTCTTTACATTGTTTACTTTTCAAACTGGTGTTGCATCCCCTGCTCCTCCCATCTTATTCTGTGATAATCTCAGTGCGACCTACCTCACAGCCAATCCGATTCTTCACACTCGAACAAAACATGTTGAGATTGATTTTCATTTCGTGCGTGAACGAGTGGCTGCCAACACTTTAACTGTTCGATTTGTTTCTTCAGACGAGCAGCTGGCTGATTGTCTCACTAAGGCTCTTTCTGCACCAAAATTCCACTCTTTGAGGACCAAGCTCAATGTGCTCACTTGCCCCTTGCGCTTGAGGGGGATGTTAAGTGAtgatatatttgtattatattttTGTTCTCTTTTTTTATTGTGGCTCACACGTGTATAGTCCTTTCTTCCTTTAtctgtacatatatatattctttgTACTAATATTCCAAGATTAATATAACATAATACAATTCACAATCACActattctctcttctctcttctctctcttactTTGTTCATATTTTGTTATATTTGGTTAAATACAGGGGTGTACGTGGATATTTAAACAAAACGTAGGGGTGTCTAGAGAATTGTGTATGAAAATCCCAAAACAATTTGatgtaatatatttatatttaataaaaaaacgaCACTAGAAAATGATACTATTACTACTACAAACGACAAGTCTGTACCAAACAAAAATCATATGCTGATGATAGCTCATTCATTACCTTAGAAAGAGATAAAATAATGTCGTTTTCTACCCAAACTGAATGTGTGTTGTACCACATCAGGGAAGATTAGAAGAAGAGATTATTGCATTAACAATATGTGTAATTTTCCTATACAATTTTTTAAGTACATAAATCAATAGAAAACTCTTCAAACCTtcaatttctttctttctttctttctttctttctttctttctttgttacTACGTTTACATTCAAGTATTACCTCCTCAAGCGTATCATCCCTTCACAAGCCAATGTACCCTCAAGATCTCCAATAACTTTGGCTATTCTAACCTCGAGACCTCTTTGAACATCATGGAAGAGCGTTCTAACAGCGTCAGCAAAGCGGTTCATGTCAAAGCTTCCTACAGGCTCCTCAAGCTCCTTTACATTCCCAACTAAACCAGAACTAATCTTGGATTGAATTTCCATTAGTTTCTGTCCTGTTGCAACTATGTATCTCTGAAGCTGAAATGTTTCTTCTAGGAAGTGCTCAAGCTTTTTGGttttttcttttgttcttgtAGTGTTGGAATCTCTTCTGTATAGCTCCAGATCACTATCATGCTGCAAGTTATGAAATGaatcatacaaacataattatacaTCAGTAGAGCATGTTTTTTCAAATTACTACCAAAAGGGTTTAAATCTTTGGCATCATCTGGCAGTTCTGAATGATAGAGATAATAAAGAGATAGATAGAGCAAATTTAGAGGTTTTCCAAGAAAGAAGCTTGTGATGCTATAAAGTCATGTTTGGAAAGtaggattggattggattggataaGATTAAATCATTTTTATCATGTAATTTTATTATGAGAATGAAAAATTAATCCAACAACCTACTTAATTCACCTAGTGCGAGTTAAAATAATCCCATTGAAAAACTAAGGATAATTTTTACCATATCTAATCTGTCATCTTCATGTATTTTAATGACAAAGAAATTTACAACTTTATATTCAACTTATTTTCTAATAATTTATTATTGGCAAATGATTAATATTTTTTCTCTTATAAATCTTAATGCAATACTATCCAATCCAATACTACTTTCCAAACATTATTTCATAACAGTACTTGTTGATTTCTTCTATATCTTTATTAACTCTATCACCAAAAACAATAAATCTTAAAACACCAAAAGTAAGAATTATCATATAGAATTTGAGCTTACCATTCTTTTGCAAAGATCATCAACCTTGCTTTGGAGAGATTGGTACCTTCCAACTTGTTTGTTCAGCAAAGAAATTAATGATATAACACTTTTTAAATCAGTTTCTCCATCATTATTGCTGCTTTCCTTATTATCATCACTCCTTTCTTGCTTTCCTCTCAAACTTTCAAGCATAACAAGCTGTTGCTTCAGCCTCTTGAGCTTGTAGGCAACACCAAGAGCATGAAGATCCATTCTCCATTGAGAGCTATTTGTTCTGCTCAAACTTTTTTGAGTAACTGGTTTTAACTTTTCACCACCATCTACTACTTCCACTGGACTTGAACTTCCCCCTTCGGATAGAACTTCATGCGAAACAACGTCTTTCTGCTCATCATACTCTTTGTCAGGAGATTGAACTGTCAAAATCTTATCTGTTCTTCTTGACTGATCATCAACAGATGGATTTTCATCTGTGCCGTCCTCTGCAGACATTTCAATGGAAACTGTCTTTGTTTCTTGGTCTTTTGAGTTAAGTTGTTGTGAGCAACTGGCATGATCATATGCTGATGTTGAATCATATGAGCATGAATTGAAGTTGTTCTTCTGGAAATTTAAAGACCTTAGCTGAGCCACAAACTGTTCTTTCAAGGAATTTAGTTCTTCTTCACGCTCTAATAACAATGCTCCCATCTCCATGTTGTTATGTCTGAGTTGTGCCAATTCTTTGTTCAGTCCCTCTACATGGGATTGCAATCTTTTTGACTCTAGTTCCATGCTTAACAACCTCCAACGAAAAGCTTCTACTTTCTCATCTTTGAGTCTCAATTGTTCTACAAAAGCATCTATCTCTATGCGATGCCTTTGTTCGATTGCAGCAGCATACCTCTCTGCTTCTGACCGAACCCAACTCTCCACCTGTTTAACATCAGCTAACATAAACAAAAGCAGGACCAAGAGACAAATAAAACACAATCAGAAAGTGAAACTCAATTACAATTCTCAACCAATAAATCATTATGCTAATTTGAAAGGCGAATGAGTACTTTGTTCTTACCTCGGTCCTCATTTCTTTGAAGTGAGTAGTTGTCAAAAGGGGGAGAAAAACTTTCAAATTCATTCCTGGAATCAGCAGCATGCTCAAATCCCATAAGAGCATCACTTGGTTGTGATTTGGTGTGGCCAATGTGCAAATGAGATGAGCCCGTTGACCCTCTTTCATTAGAATCTGTCTCCAATCTGGAGTTGGCTTGTTTTGCTAACATATTCCTTAGTGAATGCCTCTCTTGTCTGGACTCAGAAACTGCCTTCCACCTTTCTGTTTCTAGCTCAGCTTGCTTCCTCTTAACCTTTGACAACTTAACCTCTTTCAAAAGCATTTGCTTCTCTGCTGAATCCATCTTGAATTTCCTTAGTGTTGCCGATAAAATCTTATCTTTCTGTTCCAAATCATCATGCATCTTCACAATCTCCCCAGACAGCTTCTGAACCATCAAAACAGATTCTTCCTTCTGCTTCAAGACCAAATCGAGCTCCCTCTTTTTGGCTTCAACTTGCCTCACTGCTCTACTCATATCAGCCTCAAGATGCCTTTGGTTTGACACAAGCTCAATGAATGCAGTTTTGTGCTTCCTAAGCTCAGAAGAATGCTCTTGCGATTCATGCTTAGCTTTTTCTCTCAGCTCTTCAACCAAACTCTCaccatctttgatcttttcttctAATTCTCTCTCCTTCCCTGCTTCTTCCTCTAAAGCCTTGTCCTTACTTTGCAACAAATTCTCCATTTCCTTAAGCTTTTCATTCATCTCTAAAACAGCTTGGACCTTCTTTTTCTCAAGAAATCTCAACTCACTCATCAACGATCCAATATGCTGCCTAAGTTTCCTCCTTTCAATCAACCAGTTTTGCTCCTGAGCAGCAAAGATGCTCACAACTTTCTCATTCGCCTTTGCATCTTCGTGCCTTAGTCTCTTCAACTCGGCAACCTCTCCCTCAGCATTCTCAAGCTTAAGCAGAATCTCAGAACTTTTCTCAGTTTCTTCTCTTTGAACTCTCCACACAAGCAACCCCAAGAGTTGTGCACTTCCTTGAAGCATTTTTTCTCTTATGTCTGACCATTTTTCGTCTTCCATATCATGAGGTAATGACAAGAGTCTCACAGCCAAAAATGCACAAGAAACACCAAAATACATGGGATAAAGGCCATCACTCTTATCTTCTAGGACTAAAGACTTTGAATTGGGGACCACCTTCTCATCCATTTACTCATAAATTCTCTTCCACAAT from Humulus lupulus chromosome 5, drHumLupu1.1, whole genome shotgun sequence encodes the following:
- the LOC133834480 gene encoding uncharacterized protein LOC133834480, with the translated sequence MDEKVVPNSKSLVLEDKSDGLYPMYFGVSCAFLAVRLLSLPHDMEDEKWSDIREKMLQGSAQLLGLLVWRVQREETEKSSEILLKLENAEGEVAELKRLRHEDAKANEKVVSIFAAQEQNWLIERRKLRQHIGSLMSELRFLEKKKVQAVLEMNEKLKEMENLLQSKDKALEEEAGKERELEEKIKDGESLVEELREKAKHESQEHSSELRKHKTAFIELVSNQRHLEADMSRAVRQVEAKKRELDLVLKQKEESVLMVQKLSGEIVKMHDDLEQKDKILSATLRKFKMDSAEKQMLLKEVKLSKVKRKQAELETERWKAVSESRQERHSLRNMLAKQANSRLETDSNERGSTGSSHLHIGHTKSQPSDALMGFEHAADSRNEFESFSPPFDNYSLQRNEDRADVKQVESWVRSEAERYAAAIEQRHRIEIDAFVEQLRLKDEKVEAFRWRLLSMELESKRLQSHVEGLNKELAQLRHNNMEMGALLLEREEELNSLKEQFVAQLRSLNFQKNNFNSCSYDSTSAYDHASCSQQLNSKDQETKTVSIEMSAEDGTDENPSVDDQSRRTDKILTVQSPDKEYDEQKDVVSHEVLSEGGSSSPVEVVDGGEKLKPVTQKSLSRTNSSQWRMDLHALGVAYKLKRLKQQLVMLESLRGKQERSDDNKESSNNDGETDLKSVISLISLLNKQVGRYQSLQSKVDDLCKRMHDSDLELYRRDSNTTRTKEKTKKLEHFLEETFQLQRYIVATGQKLMEIQSKISSGLVGNVKELEEPVGSFDMNRFADAVRTLFHDVQRGLEVRIAKVIGDLEGTLACEGMIRLRR